From Bacillus marinisedimentorum, the proteins below share one genomic window:
- the hisA gene encoding 1-(5-phosphoribosyl)-5-[(5-phosphoribosylamino)methylideneamino]imidazole-4-carboxamide isomerase gives MSSFTIYPAIDIRNGKCVRLLQGDYDKETVFSDSPQTVAQQFADQGAEWIHMVDLDGAKEGKPVNEKLISSIAYNSGLKIQVGGGIRTKEDAEYYFNRGVTRVILGSSVLSRPDFVKEMLAEHHGRIAIGLDARDGYVATEGWTETSKVKAEDIGKELAAAGAETFIFTDIATDGTLSGPNIDASIRLAEATGKEVIASGGVSSLADLRNLAERRSEGVAGAIVGKALYADRFTLAEALREVGSL, from the coding sequence ATGAGCAGCTTCACGATTTATCCGGCGATCGATATCCGGAACGGCAAATGCGTGCGTCTCCTGCAGGGCGATTATGATAAGGAAACGGTTTTCAGTGATTCGCCGCAGACAGTCGCCCAGCAGTTTGCCGATCAGGGAGCCGAGTGGATTCATATGGTCGACCTTGACGGTGCAAAAGAAGGAAAGCCTGTGAATGAGAAATTGATTTCTTCCATCGCTTACAATTCAGGGCTGAAGATTCAGGTCGGCGGGGGGATTCGCACGAAGGAGGACGCGGAGTATTATTTCAATCGCGGTGTGACGCGGGTAATCCTCGGAAGCAGTGTCCTTTCCCGTCCTGATTTCGTCAAAGAGATGCTAGCTGAACATCACGGCCGGATTGCCATTGGACTTGATGCGCGCGACGGGTATGTGGCGACGGAAGGCTGGACAGAGACATCGAAAGTGAAAGCGGAGGATATCGGCAAGGAACTGGCTGCAGCCGGCGCCGAGACGTTCATTTTCACTGATATCGCAACTGACGGAACGCTGTCCGGGCCTAATATTGATGCATCAATCCGGCTTGCTGAAGCGACAGGGAAAGAAGTGATCGCATCGGGCGGTGTCAGCAGCCTTGCCGATCTCCGGAATCTAGCGGAACGCCGCAGCGAGGGAGTTGCCGGTGCGATTGTCGGCAAAGCGCTGTACGCGGACCGGTTTACGCTTGCTGAAGCGTTGCGGGAGGTGGGCAGCCTTTGA
- a CDS encoding ATP phosphoribosyltransferase regulatory subunit, whose product MMSKPFMFEKPLGMRDTLPLLYETKQKIRRSIADEIGCWGYQHVDTPTLEYYETVGNASAILDQQLFKLLDQQGHSVVLRPDMTAPIARVAASRLRGNSLPLRLAYDANVFRAQQREGGRPAEFEQIGVELIGDPTLSADAEVIALMTAVLEKAGLSDFTIAIGHIGYVNALFVEVLGNEERAEGLRRFLYEKNYVGYREHIRTLGLSSIDENRLLKLLELRGTPEKIDEAAALVQSEEGKQAAGSLKKLWDILESHGVTRYARLDLNLVSHMSYYTGITFEGYADKIGSPLCNGGRYDQLMEKFDRPAKATGFGIRMDRLLEAAGTSEETPEVHCILFSDEQRKQALEEAGQKRSEGLRVILQDIHGVEDVDRFTSRYDSVSYMLGNGKGGRP is encoded by the coding sequence ATGATGTCTAAGCCGTTTATGTTTGAGAAGCCGCTCGGCATGAGGGATACATTGCCGCTTTTATATGAGACGAAGCAGAAGATTCGCCGCTCTATTGCGGATGAGATTGGGTGCTGGGGGTATCAGCATGTGGATACGCCTACGCTTGAATATTATGAGACGGTTGGGAATGCGTCGGCAATATTAGATCAGCAGCTGTTCAAGCTGCTCGACCAGCAGGGGCATTCGGTTGTGCTGCGCCCGGATATGACGGCGCCGATCGCCCGGGTTGCGGCGTCAAGGCTCCGCGGCAACAGCCTGCCGCTCCGCCTTGCGTATGATGCCAATGTGTTCCGGGCCCAGCAGCGAGAAGGCGGCCGCCCGGCAGAGTTTGAGCAGATCGGCGTGGAGTTGATCGGGGATCCGACGCTGAGTGCTGATGCGGAAGTGATCGCACTCATGACGGCTGTTCTGGAAAAGGCCGGCCTGTCAGATTTCACAATCGCAATCGGCCATATCGGTTACGTCAATGCCCTGTTTGTCGAAGTGCTCGGCAATGAGGAGCGGGCCGAAGGGCTCCGCCGTTTTCTATATGAGAAAAATTATGTCGGCTACCGCGAACATATCCGGACGCTCGGCCTTTCGTCAATCGACGAAAACCGCCTGCTGAAACTGCTCGAATTAAGAGGAACACCTGAAAAGATAGATGAAGCTGCCGCACTTGTCCAATCAGAAGAAGGAAAACAGGCAGCCGGCAGCCTGAAAAAACTGTGGGATATTCTTGAGAGCCACGGCGTGACCCGATATGCCCGGCTTGATTTAAACCTCGTCAGCCATATGAGTTACTATACAGGCATTACGTTCGAAGGGTACGCAGATAAAATCGGTTCCCCGCTTTGCAACGGCGGCCGTTACGACCAGCTGATGGAGAAATTCGACCGTCCGGCGAAGGCGACGGGCTTCGGCATCCGGATGGACCGCCTGCTTGAAGCGGCCGGGACTTCTGAAGAAACGCCGGAAGTTCACTGCATCCTCTTCAGTGATGAACAGCGGAAACAGGCACTCGAAGAAGCGGGGCAAAAACGTTCCGAAGGTCTGCGCGTCATTTTGCAGGACATTCACGGAGTTGAGGACGTCGACCGTTTTACGTCCCGTTATGATTCAGTCAGCTATATGCTCGGAAACGGAAAAGGGGGTCGCCCATAA
- the hisB gene encoding imidazoleglycerol-phosphate dehydratase HisB has protein sequence MEPRKGSIRRKTNETDISLKLSLDGEGTSRLETGVPFLTHMLDLFAKHGQFDLDVDANGDTEIDGHHTTEDIGICLGQAFVEALGDKKGIRRFGNAFVPMDEALAQVVVDLSNRPHFELKGEFPGERIGDFDVELVHEFLWKFALEARMNLHVIVHYGRNTHHMIEAVFKALARALDEATMQDPRIKGVPSTKGML, from the coding sequence ATGGAACCGCGTAAAGGAAGCATCCGGCGCAAAACGAACGAAACCGATATCTCTCTTAAGCTCAGCCTTGACGGCGAAGGCACCAGCAGGCTCGAGACCGGTGTGCCTTTTTTGACCCACATGCTCGACCTTTTCGCAAAGCATGGCCAGTTCGACCTGGATGTTGATGCGAATGGCGACACGGAAATTGACGGCCATCATACGACAGAAGATATCGGAATCTGTCTCGGACAGGCTTTTGTTGAAGCGCTTGGCGACAAAAAGGGAATCCGCCGTTTCGGCAATGCGTTCGTGCCGATGGATGAAGCCCTCGCCCAGGTTGTTGTCGACTTGAGCAACCGGCCGCATTTCGAACTCAAAGGGGAATTCCCGGGTGAGCGCATCGGTGATTTCGATGTTGAACTTGTTCATGAATTTTTATGGAAGTTTGCACTGGAAGCACGGATGAATTTGCATGTGATCGTTCATTACGGCAGAAACACACATCATATGATAGAAGCGGTATTCAAGGCGCTTGCCCGCGCGCTTGATGAAGCGACGATGCAGGACCCGCGCATCAAGGGGGTCCCGTCAACGAAAGGGATGTTGTAA
- the trxB gene encoding thioredoxin-disulfide reductase: MSEEKIYDVLIVGAGPAGMTAAVYTSRANLSTLMVERGIPGGQMANTEDVENYPGYESILGPDLSNKMFEHAKKFGAEYAYGDITEIVDGKEYKTVKAGNKEYKARSIIIGSGAEYKKLGVPGEDELGGRGVSYCAVCDGAFFKGKELVVVGGGDSAVEEGVYLTRFASKVTIIHRRDELRAQKILQDRAFENDKIDFIWDTVVKSINDEGGKVGSVTIENVKSGEQSEFKTDGAFIYIGLIPLSKPFSNLGILNENGYIETNENMETKVPGIFAAGDVREKMLRQIVTATGDGSIAAQAAQHYVEELMEELKAQKQS; encoded by the coding sequence GTGAGTGAAGAAAAAATTTATGATGTCCTAATCGTCGGGGCTGGTCCTGCAGGCATGACTGCTGCTGTATACACCTCCCGCGCAAACCTGTCCACGCTGATGGTTGAACGCGGAATACCGGGCGGACAGATGGCAAACACCGAAGACGTTGAAAACTATCCGGGCTATGAGTCCATCCTCGGACCTGACCTTTCCAATAAAATGTTCGAACATGCGAAAAAGTTCGGTGCCGAGTATGCATATGGCGATATTACAGAAATCGTCGATGGAAAAGAATATAAGACTGTCAAAGCAGGCAACAAAGAATACAAAGCACGGTCAATCATCATCGGTTCGGGTGCCGAGTACAAAAAACTTGGCGTTCCGGGTGAAGATGAACTGGGCGGCCGCGGTGTTTCTTATTGTGCGGTTTGTGACGGCGCCTTCTTTAAAGGAAAAGAGCTTGTCGTTGTCGGCGGAGGGGACTCCGCTGTAGAAGAAGGGGTATATCTGACCCGTTTCGCAAGCAAAGTGACAATCATCCACCGCCGTGATGAATTGCGCGCCCAGAAAATCCTTCAGGACCGCGCATTTGAAAACGATAAAATCGATTTCATCTGGGATACTGTCGTCAAGTCAATCAACGATGAAGGCGGGAAAGTCGGCAGCGTCACGATTGAAAACGTCAAAAGCGGTGAACAGAGCGAGTTCAAAACAGACGGTGCATTCATTTACATCGGCTTGATTCCGCTGAGCAAGCCGTTTTCCAATCTTGGCATCTTGAATGAAAATGGCTACATTGAAACGAACGAAAACATGGAAACGAAAGTACCCGGCATTTTTGCTGCAGGCGATGTGCGTGAAAAAATGCTCCGCCAGATCGTCACAGCTACCGGCGACGGCAGCATCGCGGCTCAAGCTGCACAGCACTATGTCGAGGAATTGATGGAAGAGCTGAAAGCACAGAAGCAGTCCTGA
- the hisG gene encoding ATP phosphoribosyltransferase: MDEKLTIALPKGRIFKDAARLLQDAGYELPPDFSDTRKLIIESEKDGFRYILAKPMDVPTYVEYGVADVGIAGKDVMLEEERDVYEVLDLNISPCHLAVAGVPGTKLGSVAPKVATKYPNIASSYFRQQGEQVEIIKLNGSIELAPLVGLAERIVDIVSTGQTLKDNGLVEMERIVGITSRFIVNPVSYRTKDSIIDDMTSRLARAVKGSVGK, encoded by the coding sequence ATGGACGAAAAACTGACAATCGCCCTGCCGAAGGGGCGGATCTTCAAGGATGCTGCAAGGTTGCTCCAGGATGCGGGTTACGAGCTGCCGCCGGATTTTTCCGATACAAGAAAACTGATCATCGAATCGGAGAAGGACGGATTCCGCTACATCCTGGCCAAACCGATGGATGTTCCTACATATGTGGAATACGGGGTCGCCGATGTCGGGATTGCCGGAAAAGACGTCATGCTTGAAGAAGAACGCGATGTGTATGAAGTGCTTGATTTGAACATCAGTCCATGCCACCTCGCTGTTGCGGGCGTTCCCGGCACAAAGTTAGGCAGCGTGGCGCCGAAAGTGGCGACGAAATACCCGAATATCGCCTCCAGCTACTTCCGCCAGCAGGGCGAGCAGGTTGAAATCATCAAACTGAACGGATCGATCGAGCTCGCACCGCTTGTGGGGCTTGCTGAGCGGATCGTCGATATCGTGTCGACCGGGCAGACGCTGAAAGACAACGGCCTCGTGGAAATGGAACGGATCGTCGGCATCACTTCACGCTTCATCGTCAATCCTGTGAGCTATCGGACGAAAGACAGCATCATTGATGATATGACGAGCCGGCTTGCCCGGGCAGTGAAAGGGAGTGTCGGCAAGTGA
- the hisF gene encoding imidazole glycerol phosphate synthase subunit HisF: protein MISKRIIPCLDVKEGRVVKGVQFVELRDAGDPVELAQFYDEEGADELVFLDISASHEGRETMVEVVRDVASELAIPFTVGGGISSLEDMKRILRAGADKVSLNTAAVNRPELITEGADYFGTQCIVVAIDARYDEELGSWRVYTHGGRTPTEWEVVDWAREVVDRGAGEILLTSMDRDGSKNGFDLALLEKVNDAVSVPVIASGGAGSSEHFNEVFKHEVADAALAASIFHYKETSVKEVKHALKEKGVLVR from the coding sequence TTGATTTCAAAACGGATCATTCCATGCCTTGATGTGAAGGAAGGCCGGGTCGTGAAGGGCGTGCAGTTCGTCGAGCTCCGGGATGCCGGGGATCCGGTTGAACTGGCGCAGTTTTATGATGAGGAGGGAGCGGACGAGCTTGTTTTCCTCGATATTTCCGCTTCGCACGAAGGCCGGGAAACGATGGTCGAAGTTGTGAGGGATGTCGCATCAGAGCTTGCCATTCCGTTTACAGTCGGCGGCGGGATATCATCTCTTGAGGATATGAAACGGATTTTGCGGGCCGGGGCCGATAAAGTGTCGCTTAATACGGCGGCCGTGAACCGCCCGGAATTGATTACCGAAGGCGCCGATTATTTCGGGACGCAGTGTATTGTCGTGGCGATCGATGCCCGGTACGATGAGGAGTTGGGTTCGTGGCGGGTCTACACCCACGGCGGACGCACCCCGACGGAGTGGGAGGTCGTGGACTGGGCCAGGGAAGTGGTGGACCGCGGTGCCGGGGAAATCCTGCTGACGAGCATGGACCGTGACGGTTCCAAAAACGGTTTTGACCTGGCGCTTCTCGAGAAGGTGAACGATGCGGTTTCGGTACCGGTCATCGCATCGGGCGGAGCCGGCAGCTCCGAGCATTTCAATGAAGTATTCAAGCATGAAGTGGCCGATGCGGCGCTGGCCGCTTCGATTTTCCATTATAAAGAGACATCGGTGAAAGAAGTGAAACACGCATTGAAGGAAAAGGGGGTGCTGGTGCGATGA
- the hisD gene encoding histidinol dehydrogenase: MKITRVKDAISLKRSLDSGTEDQRKTVLSIIEDVRLNGDGALRRFTEKFDKVALDSIRVSEEEINGAYESMEPEILSALNEAAENIRDYHARMVQQSWMTTKEDGTILGQKITPLDAVGVYVPGGTAAYPSSVLMNVIPAQVAGVKKIVMVSPPQADGKLPAGVLAAAKELGVTEIFKVGGAQAVAALAYGTESIPAVDKITGPGNIFVALAKREVFGDVAIDMIAGPSEIVVLADRTANPTYIAADLLSQAEHDERASSILVTDSEELASDAAKEVERQLQTLPRKKVAEASIRDYGMIYVTETMTEAIEAVNSLAPEHLEIVTEEPMQALGKIRHAGAIFLGPYSSEPVGDYFAGPNHVLPTNGTARFSSPLSVDDFVKKSSIISYSRTALKENSGKIAALARLEGLEAHARAVEAREEENDGTTDGTA; the protein is encoded by the coding sequence GTGAAAATAACGAGAGTGAAAGATGCTATTTCCTTGAAACGATCGCTCGATTCGGGAACAGAGGATCAGCGCAAAACGGTCCTTTCCATTATTGAGGACGTCCGGCTGAATGGCGACGGTGCCCTCCGCCGGTTCACGGAAAAATTCGATAAGGTCGCGCTGGACAGCATCCGGGTCAGTGAAGAGGAAATCAACGGAGCATACGAAAGCATGGAGCCGGAAATTTTATCGGCATTGAATGAAGCTGCTGAAAATATCCGGGACTACCATGCCCGCATGGTCCAGCAGTCCTGGATGACAACAAAGGAAGACGGCACGATTCTCGGACAGAAAATCACACCGCTTGATGCAGTAGGTGTTTACGTCCCGGGCGGAACGGCAGCGTATCCATCATCTGTCCTCATGAATGTCATACCGGCCCAGGTTGCCGGGGTGAAAAAAATCGTGATGGTGTCGCCGCCGCAAGCTGACGGAAAATTGCCGGCAGGCGTGCTCGCCGCTGCGAAAGAGCTCGGCGTCACTGAAATTTTCAAAGTCGGCGGGGCCCAGGCGGTTGCGGCCCTCGCTTATGGAACGGAATCGATTCCGGCGGTCGACAAAATCACCGGCCCAGGCAACATTTTTGTGGCGCTTGCCAAGCGTGAGGTATTCGGGGATGTGGCGATTGACATGATTGCAGGCCCGTCGGAAATCGTTGTCCTGGCCGACCGCACCGCCAATCCAACATACATCGCAGCTGATCTATTGTCACAGGCAGAGCATGATGAGCGTGCCTCAAGCATCCTTGTCACGGACAGTGAGGAACTGGCATCCGATGCCGCAAAAGAGGTGGAACGCCAGCTGCAGACACTTCCCCGCAAAAAGGTGGCGGAAGCCTCCATCCGTGATTACGGAATGATTTATGTTACAGAAACCATGACGGAAGCAATCGAAGCCGTCAACAGCCTTGCACCGGAACACTTAGAAATCGTAACCGAAGAGCCGATGCAGGCCCTCGGAAAAATCCGCCATGCCGGTGCCATCTTCCTCGGCCCGTACAGTTCTGAACCGGTCGGCGATTATTTTGCCGGGCCTAACCATGTACTGCCGACAAACGGTACGGCCAGATTCTCAAGCCCATTATCGGTCGACGATTTTGTGAAAAAATCAAGCATCATTTCATACAGCAGGACAGCGCTCAAGGAAAACAGCGGAAAAATTGCCGCGCTTGCCCGCCTTGAAGGACTGGAAGCGCACGCCAGGGCAGTTGAAGCAAGGGAGGAAGAAAACGATGGAACAACAGATGGAACCGCGTAA
- the hisIE gene encoding bifunctional phosphoribosyl-AMP cyclohydrolase/phosphoribosyl-ATP diphosphatase HisIE, which translates to MNVSDIKFDEKGLVPAIVQDAASKEVLTLAYMNKKSLEKTIETRETWFYSRSRQELWHKGETSGNTQKVTGLRYDCDQDAVLVSVEPSGPACHTGSYSCFGKPLMEEGEAPFADRGNRFAILNELERIIAEREAEMPEGSYTTYLFTEGVDKILKKVGEEASEVIIAAKNRDSEELKWEAADLIFHLMVLLREQKLPLDDVLAVLQERHSTQKSESGK; encoded by the coding sequence ATGAATGTATCTGACATCAAATTCGATGAAAAAGGGCTTGTGCCGGCGATCGTACAGGATGCTGCCAGCAAAGAAGTGCTGACACTTGCTTATATGAACAAGAAGTCGCTGGAAAAAACAATCGAAACCCGGGAAACGTGGTTCTACAGCAGGTCACGCCAGGAATTGTGGCATAAAGGCGAGACTTCCGGCAATACCCAGAAGGTGACCGGACTCCGCTATGATTGTGACCAGGATGCTGTTCTCGTAAGTGTCGAACCGTCAGGGCCCGCCTGCCATACCGGCAGCTACAGCTGTTTTGGCAAGCCGCTCATGGAGGAAGGTGAAGCCCCTTTTGCAGACAGGGGAAACCGGTTCGCCATCCTGAACGAACTGGAACGGATCATTGCTGAACGGGAAGCGGAAATGCCGGAAGGATCCTATACAACGTATTTATTTACAGAAGGTGTCGATAAGATATTGAAAAAAGTAGGCGAGGAAGCTTCCGAGGTCATCATCGCCGCGAAAAACCGCGACTCCGAGGAGCTCAAATGGGAAGCAGCCGACCTCATTTTCCATCTCATGGTCCTCCTTCGTGAACAAAAACTCCCGCTCGATGACGTGCTCGCTGTCCTTCAGGAACGGCACAGCACCCAAAAATCTGAATCCGGAAAATGA
- a CDS encoding tetratricopeptide repeat protein has product MGKEHKAQKHQGQVIPFIQDGEYFFNRGLKAYHQQDLRRAEKYLQRAVRFEPEEPVFAVQYAVILSERGNYDESNRQLTRVLDELDPDMAECRYFLANNFAHLGLFQEAEKNAKLYIKAAPNGEFVDDTVELLDLLGIENDEFGNRDFDIQDDLLLKQEQARSYLEKGDFEKAIKSLEDIITDYPELWSNYNNLALAYFYSGETEEALEVIDDVLEKDPGNLHALCNLAVFSHYLGVENNVQDVIGQLMSVYPISADHRFKLGATFALTGYHEQAYRWLRWLDKHGYEGDGSFYYWLAVSSHRTGNENVAERAWKAVTELNPQKAGKEPWKKHEDSRETTKKDFHGFTFEDLKKHETFRNMLSEALGAGETFETKLYALYILKRIDDDRAYRVLRDFAEESSQPFILKEFAAHMMLELKPNKTVSIVHNDGEKQVKKVKTRAVLQLARTAELICSKNVKQLAMPALHELLVSWSQLAAEMLDMEKVRHTNAEALAAALEYVWNLDKEQKLTQNAAAQKYGISPGTVSKYVKLVNTLLS; this is encoded by the coding sequence ATGGGAAAAGAACATAAAGCACAAAAACATCAAGGGCAGGTTATCCCGTTTATCCAAGACGGTGAATACTTTTTTAATAGGGGACTGAAAGCATATCATCAGCAAGATTTGCGGAGAGCGGAAAAATACTTGCAGCGTGCGGTCCGGTTTGAACCCGAAGAGCCGGTTTTCGCTGTCCAGTATGCCGTCATTCTTTCTGAACGCGGAAATTATGACGAGTCCAACCGCCAACTGACCCGGGTGCTCGATGAACTCGATCCGGATATGGCGGAATGCCGTTACTTCCTGGCCAACAATTTTGCCCATCTCGGCCTGTTCCAGGAAGCTGAAAAGAATGCGAAGCTCTATATTAAAGCGGCGCCGAACGGTGAGTTTGTTGACGATACTGTGGAACTGCTCGATTTATTGGGAATTGAAAATGATGAATTCGGAAACAGGGACTTTGATATACAAGATGACTTGCTGTTAAAGCAGGAACAGGCCCGCTCGTATTTGGAAAAAGGGGATTTTGAAAAAGCGATTAAGTCGCTTGAGGATATCATCACCGATTATCCTGAGCTGTGGTCCAATTACAATAACCTGGCGCTGGCCTATTTTTACTCGGGTGAAACGGAAGAGGCCCTCGAGGTTATTGATGATGTGCTTGAAAAAGACCCGGGAAATCTCCATGCCCTTTGTAATCTGGCTGTGTTTAGCCATTACCTGGGGGTGGAAAATAACGTACAGGATGTCATCGGACAGCTTATGTCCGTATATCCGATAAGTGCTGATCACCGCTTCAAACTCGGCGCGACTTTTGCGCTGACAGGGTATCACGAGCAGGCATACAGGTGGCTGCGCTGGCTTGATAAACATGGATATGAGGGTGACGGCAGCTTTTATTATTGGCTGGCGGTTTCATCACACCGAACAGGCAATGAGAATGTAGCTGAACGTGCCTGGAAAGCAGTGACGGAATTAAACCCTCAAAAAGCCGGCAAAGAACCGTGGAAAAAGCATGAAGATAGCCGGGAAACAACTAAAAAAGACTTTCACGGCTTTACGTTTGAAGACTTGAAAAAACATGAAACGTTCCGGAATATGCTTTCGGAAGCACTTGGCGCCGGCGAAACGTTTGAAACAAAGCTGTACGCCCTTTACATTTTGAAACGCATCGATGACGACCGGGCTTACCGGGTGCTCAGGGATTTCGCCGAAGAAAGCAGCCAGCCGTTCATCTTAAAAGAGTTCGCGGCCCATATGATGCTCGAGCTGAAACCGAATAAAACGGTTTCCATTGTGCACAATGATGGAGAGAAACAAGTGAAAAAGGTGAAAACCCGGGCAGTACTTCAGCTTGCCAGAACAGCCGAACTGATTTGCAGCAAAAATGTGAAGCAGCTGGCGATGCCGGCGCTGCATGAATTGCTCGTCAGCTGGTCCCAGCTGGCAGCGGAAATGCTCGACATGGAAAAGGTCCGGCACACGAATGCGGAAGCACTGGCGGCCGCGCTTGAATATGTATGGAATTTAGATAAAGAACAAAAACTAACACAGAATGCAGCTGCTCAAAAGTACGGAATTTCACCGGGAACGGTCAGTAAATATGTCAAATTGGTGAATACCCTTTTATCGTGA
- the hisH gene encoding imidazole glycerol phosphate synthase subunit HisH — protein sequence MIGIIDYGMGNLFSVSKALERMEVPFFLSGDIDELKKADGLILPGVGAFRDGMKSLNESGLTEFILAEAENGKPLFGICLGMQLLFEESEENGLTKGLGILPGRAVRFKGHTKAGLKYKVPHMGWNRLAYHAPDSPLLKNIPEDFVYFVHSYYVETDRHDVVLASADYDVEVPAVVGRLNIFGTQFHPEKSGRAGLAILKRFTDIVKGAESV from the coding sequence ATGATCGGCATTATCGACTATGGAATGGGGAATCTGTTCAGCGTCAGCAAAGCGCTCGAACGGATGGAAGTCCCCTTCTTCCTGTCAGGTGACATAGATGAACTGAAAAAAGCCGACGGCCTGATTTTACCGGGTGTCGGGGCATTCCGGGATGGGATGAAGTCGCTCAATGAAAGCGGGCTGACGGAATTCATCCTTGCTGAAGCTGAAAACGGCAAGCCGCTTTTCGGCATTTGCCTCGGCATGCAGCTGTTATTTGAAGAAAGCGAAGAAAACGGGCTGACAAAAGGCCTCGGGATATTACCCGGGCGGGCTGTCCGTTTCAAAGGGCATACGAAAGCGGGCCTGAAATACAAGGTGCCGCACATGGGCTGGAATCGGCTTGCCTACCATGCGCCCGATTCGCCGCTGCTGAAAAACATCCCTGAAGACTTCGTCTATTTTGTCCATTCCTATTACGTTGAGACAGACCGGCATGATGTCGTGCTTGCCAGTGCGGACTATGATGTGGAAGTGCCGGCAGTTGTCGGCCGCCTGAATATTTTCGGAACCCAGTTCCATCCGGAAAAAAGCGGCAGGGCCGGCCTCGCTATTTTAAAACGATTCACGGACATTGTGAAAGGAGCGGAAAGTGTATGA
- a CDS encoding DegV family protein: MRIAWITDSTANLTEEFMKKHHIYSVPVHIIAGDDTYRDGVDISPEELYEKMKRLPEGVVAKTSQPSIGEFTDAYEKLQQDYDGAIAVHLSAALSGTFATSRQGAEIAGFPVEMVDSKLISEPLAVLIHRGIKLLSDGMSVIEIKEELERLADLNETYVSVGNLEQLYRSGRLSSISYFLGSFLKITPIIGLEDGKLEIKEKVRTEPRAWKKMIARLAECRNDYGVSGAYILHVNSIEKAQKLKQEIVETLPEMDISISDLSPAVGVHTGEGTVALSWFN; encoded by the coding sequence ATGCGGATTGCCTGGATTACGGACAGTACTGCCAATTTGACTGAAGAATTTATGAAGAAACATCATATTTATTCCGTTCCGGTTCATATTATTGCCGGTGATGACACTTACCGGGATGGGGTTGATATCAGCCCTGAAGAATTATATGAAAAGATGAAACGGCTGCCGGAAGGGGTGGTCGCAAAAACGTCCCAGCCTTCCATCGGTGAATTCACTGATGCCTATGAAAAGCTTCAGCAAGATTACGACGGAGCGATTGCCGTCCACTTATCCGCTGCATTGAGCGGTACGTTCGCAACGAGCAGGCAGGGGGCAGAAATCGCGGGATTTCCCGTTGAAATGGTCGATTCCAAGCTGATTTCAGAACCACTTGCAGTCTTGATCCATCGCGGGATCAAACTTCTTTCCGATGGCATGAGCGTCATTGAGATAAAAGAGGAGCTCGAAAGGCTGGCGGATCTCAATGAAACGTATGTATCGGTCGGAAACCTTGAGCAGCTATACAGGAGCGGCCGGCTCAGCAGCATCAGCTATTTTCTGGGCAGCTTTTTAAAGATTACCCCGATTATTGGACTGGAGGACGGCAAGCTCGAGATCAAAGAAAAAGTGAGGACGGAACCGCGTGCCTGGAAAAAGATGATTGCCCGGCTGGCAGAATGCAGGAATGACTACGGGGTGAGCGGGGCTTATATTCTTCATGTTAACTCGATAGAGAAAGCACAGAAGTTAAAGCAAGAAATAGTGGAGACCCTACCGGAAATGGATATTTCAATCTCAGACCTTTCACCGGCGGTCGGCGTACATACCGGCGAGGGGACGGTTGCGTTGAGCTGGTTCAATTAA
- a CDS encoding acyltransferase, whose product MRRTERYKVSEANSLWGVYKTVPFWKVVKNFVVIQAARYTPFLPVKNWLYRTFLRMKVGDQTAFALMVMLDIMFPERISVGRNSVIGYNTTILAHEYLIEEYRLGDVVIGDEVLIGANSTILPGVHIGDRAVVSAGTLVHKDVPAGAFVGGNPMQVIYTKEEMEARKREEEG is encoded by the coding sequence GTGAGAAGGACCGAACGCTATAAAGTATCGGAAGCCAATTCGCTCTGGGGCGTTTATAAAACTGTCCCATTCTGGAAAGTCGTCAAAAATTTTGTGGTCATCCAGGCTGCCCGCTATACGCCGTTTTTACCGGTGAAAAATTGGCTGTACCGGACGTTTTTGCGGATGAAGGTCGGCGACCAGACTGCATTTGCCCTGATGGTGATGCTAGACATCATGTTTCCGGAACGGATATCGGTCGGCCGCAACAGTGTGATCGGCTATAATACGACCATCCTCGCCCATGAATATTTGATTGAAGAATATCGGCTCGGGGATGTAGTGATCGGCGATGAAGTGCTGATCGGTGCCAACTCGACAATTCTGCCCGGCGTCCATATCGGCGACAGGGCTGTCGTATCGGCAGGCACGCTCGTCCATAAGGATGTTCCGGCCGGCGCCTTTGTCGGCGGAAATCCGATGCAAGTGATTTATACAAAAGAAGAGATGGAAGCACGGAAGCGAGAAGAGGAAGGCTGA